CATTGCCAGGAAACCAGTGTGACTGGCTTATGACTTGCAGCAACTGCCAGAGAAGAATCATTGGCATACGTTACCAGTGTAGGTGAGCAGCAGGAGCAGAGAATTGCTATCTGTTATTTACCTTAGGGTAAAAATAGAGCAAATAGATATTAAATGCTAACTATTTTTAGGATGCTTTGCTAGATgttaaaggagataaaaaattttacatatctCACAGTTGGTATGTTTATGGGatgtgcaaaataaaatattgcccTTCTTGACTTTCTGCTTGTATTGTAGGAGTAGGCAAAGTTGAGCTTAATACCTCAACTCTGATCTTTGGATGCTAAAATCCTGGCTTAGAAAATATCAGTTGTGCTTTTTTCCATGTGTCCAAAGATGATGAAGTTAGTAGAAGATTCAGTCAAGTCTGTATGGTATAAGGGACTGGTGACTGAGTCAACGTAGGTATTTGACCTCATGACTCCAGTCAAGGATTCTTTCTAACTTTGCCAGATTGCATAGATTATTTTGGCTAAATATGCTCTGATTCTTGGTATCAATAGAATGGTCAGAGTTTCCATTcgcaatgttaaaaaaaataacaatcatcATAACATGGTCTTAGGGGCAATTTCCAAGTTGTTCAGAGggttttctttcatatttgtcatttgttCTTTCTACAACCTATGAATTAAACAGGAGTAGATGTTGTTAGCCCTGGGGAAATGGaggtaagaaaaattaaatggcttgtGGAAAGACAAGGTAATGATTCAGTTACTACAGAAATCTGATCATTGATTTTCTGTAGCTCTTCCTCCTTTTGCACTTGTCTTTTGTTAAATATGTGATTTATTCTTTCTACAGCCTGTGTCCCTCTTATAATATATGTGAATTGTGTGAAGCAGGGTCATATGCCCACGATCCTAACCATATCCTCTTGAAACTACGGAGACCAATTATGGGTTCTTCTGAAACATATACTCATACAAAGCTCTCCCCACCTCGTCTGCCAGCTGCTCTGGAGCAAGTCAGGTAAGGCCATGAATGTGATATTGGGCACGTGGCCTGTCAGCTTGGCTTTGCTAACTGTGTAGGTATAGCCTCTCACTAGTAGAGATGAGGGTTGTTTCTTAATTTCCAAAGGGTTATTGTTAATTAAGACTTTGTTAATCTCTCATTAATAGGCTCCAGAAGCAGATGGACAAGAATTTTCTTAAGGCAGAAAAGCAAAGGTTGCGAgctgaaaagaaacagagaaaggcagaAGTTAAGGAACTTAAGAAACAGCTTAAGCTTCATAGGAAAATTCATCTGTGGAACTCTATCCATGGGCTGCAGAGCCCCAAATCACCCCTTGGTAGGCCAGAGAGCCTCCTTCACTCAAGCACTCTGATGTAAGCTTCTAGACCCCAAACTCTTTAAAAtgctcagttttttttaatagttttatgttgtgttgtctattttttattgttgaaaGTACAAAAACCCTTCCCAGGAAAGCTCAGTCATTAAGGATACAAAATAGATGTTGTCATTCCTATGGACCAGTGGTAGCATAATCGCTGTTGCGCTGGAAGAATGCAGCAGAGAAATCATAAGTACCTGACTTTGTGGTGGTTTTACTTACAGCTACTTGTATTCATCCTCATGTTAGCTTTCTGTCTCAAATTTCAAATgtaccctttttttcttttctttttttttctgagtgaaTTAAAATACACAGATGAGAAGGGGTCTCATTAAATCCCCAGAGCCAAGGATAGCCTCTTTGTTCACTGTTCTGGGTATTCACAAAACACTATATTAGTAAGAAAATCAATAGATAGTTATCCTTATCTATGTGCAGGCTCCCTATGCAGCCTTGTGCCCCAGTTGTGCCAACTCTGAGTGCAGCATTTGTAGATGAGAATGTGCCAGATGGGACCCATCTTCAACCAGGAAccaaatttattaaacactggaGGATGAAAAATACAGGAAATGTCAAATGGAGTGCAGAAACAAAGGTATTTTCTTTGTAGATCTTAACATAGAATATGAATTTGAAATGTAACAGAAGGCTTACcttgattatttttcttcattctcttgttttcttttttccagctgAAATTTATGTGGGGAAACCTAACTTTGGCTTCTACTGAAAAGAAGGATGTTTTGGTGCCCTATGTAAAGGCTGGCCATGTGGGAATTGTGTCTGTTGAATTCATAGCCCCAGCTTTGGAGGGAACCTACACTTCACACTGGCGCCTTTCTCACAAGGGTGAGCAGTTTGGGCCCAGGGTCTGGTGCAGCATCATTGTGGACCCTTTCCCAACTAGAGAAAATCTTGAAGATAGTGAAAAAGTCTCTTTCAGCACAAATAAAGTTGATGATCTCTCCTGTCAGCAAGAGGCAAGTATTAACAAGATTTTGACCCCATACCTTTTCCTGCTGGGTGTTCTCTTTCTTGGGGCTTTCCCCCCAAAACGTATCCTGCATTGGTCAGTCttgcctcttttctccttttgacATTTCCCTCTCCTCTCATGGCTTTGACTGTCTCCTATTATTTCCAAATTGGTATTTCCAACTGTCTTCTGGTTGTCATCTTCTCTTGGGTCTTCTGTTGGCAGCTCAAATCTAGGCTCTCCCAAAACGAGCTTATTATTGATTCCTCTGAAACTGTTCTTTTTTGTCTCCCTTTTCATGTGAGTGGTATTAGCACTCACCCAGGGTCCCATGTTAGAAACTTTGCTGTTCCCTTGCCACTTTCTCATCTTTCACATCCGGCCCACTGTTTATCTGGTTGTCTCCTCTTTTGTACCTTTTCCAGCAttgttcctttcctctcttcactGCCACCAACATGGTTTATAAGCCTTTCTTACTTCCTCCCTACCTGGATTCTTGTAGTGACATCTAATTACTGGTCTTCCTGGGTCCATCTTTTCTCATCCTTCATTTAGGTGCCTGAATAATTTTCCATATGCATAGATCTGATCAATCAGTtgtttaataaatagttgttgagcACCCTCTATTTGTGCCAAATCCAATGCTTGGTGTGCTGGGATTATAAAGGTATCTGAGGGAaacaatatagatatagatatagataaatagattttgTTGTTGATCTTGTTTCAGTCTGGTCCAAcccttcatgactccatttggggttttcttggcaaagatacccaCAGTgtctgatgctgaatttgaactcaggaagatgagtcttcctgattccagggtgtGCCCCCCAGCTTatatacaaatagaaacaaaatatatataaattagtttgGATGGGTTGAGGAAAAGGAGGGACTAAGTCATTGGAAAAATCCATTAAGGCCTGAGATTAGAGGTGTGGCCTGAGGTAAACTTTGAAAGAAGCTGAGGATCATAGAAATGGACCTGGGAACCAGACCAATCTTTACCAAGTAACTGAGTCAGGACTTGGAATATGTGAGAGAAGTCTGGAGTGTGGGAAGAGGAATAAGGTAGGAGGTATCTGAAAAAGTGGGCTGGAGCTGAACTATGAAGGGCTCTAAATCCACACAAAGGACCCTAGGGTCAGTGGGAAGCTACTAAAGCTTCTTTAGGTGGGCAGTGACATGGTTAGGCAGGCCTCTTTGGCTGCTTTGTGTAGAATGGATTGGGGAAAGGAGGGACTAGAGAGCACTTTGGGAGGCTCTTATAATAGTTtaatggacaaatcatttcatctctcactGGGCTTATATTATGTCAGAAGAGGGAATTGGTCTAGTTCAGgggtttttaaaacatttttttgtgtTGTGAACCCCTTAGGCCAGCCTGGTGAAACTAGTGACTCCTTAGAATAATAATGTTTGTTGCTtacattcataattgaagaaaaagctacattttactgaaaataaagatgtatttttcttttcttttcaatttcatggCCCTTCAGAAACCACTGATTctagattaagaactcctggttTGCATTTTTTCCTAACGTATCTTTTGGCTCTCAGTCCTAAGAACCTTCATCGTTCTTCTGCTAAAAAACCTTGGCAGTTTCCAGTTGCCTACTAAGTAAATTTCAGATTCTTTGTTTTACACTCAAGGCTTTCACttcttttctcccattggctCCAGTTACTCAGTTCTATTTACTTAATGCTCTAGACAAACTATCCCCAGACATACCCTTTATTTTCCAGACTCCATGCCATTCTCTTATTtctgaaattctctttctccttccttcacaTATTGAATTCCTATCCATTCTTCTTAAGCCCATTTCAAATGCCACTTCTTCCAGAAAGGCCTTACCTTATACCATTAATAGCAAACTCTTACTCATATAGCACTCTGTTtaaccaccttttttttttcagagaattaacCCATTTTGTTGATATGCTATAATTGTTCTAAATTTTTACCATATTACatagaaaatactaaaaattgaAGCTACTTTGTAAAACCAAAGAAAACATCAAAtccagaaatatatatttttcacagTGGATCCTTTTCTCATTTGTTGCTGTTTATTAGGTGACTCTGTGGACCATAGCTTTATAGCTTGCCAGTTTCTAATATTCTTCAACATTCTTTTATTAGAGTTTAagtattaagttaaaatttttaaatatctatatttgacttttaaaatattgttttttcttttgttaaaattattattttacatttgcaATACACATCAGTAGTACCTGTTTCTAGaggtttttaaaaggaagagTATACCCAGAAAAGGTGAAAAAGCAAGCGTTAGAACAGCTAGCATATCAAATACCTTTAATAAAGAATTTCTTTGCAGTATTAAGAATTCAAAGCAGAAGCATTATTTTTCAAGCTTGATATCACATATTATATGAATTTTATCAACAAACAACTATGTAGGCATGCTCCATGCTACATTATCCATtagttcttaaaaataaataaggaaataggcTTAGGCCATTCCTGGCACTGAGACATTTTCATCTTGTGCCTTTTCCCCAAACAAACCATGCTAATCGGTAGATTGTGCATAACGATATGAAATGAAATGTATAAATTACTATGTGTGGCTGACTTGAGAGCATCTTGACTTCAGATAAATAGGTAAATGCCACTTGAGAATCACAAGGACCGGCTCAAGATGCAGTTCTCTGTCAGGGGATTCCCAAACTAGGATTGATAGTTACTCTGTTAACCCATGAGAATGCTTGGAGGCCCTGCAGGTTTCACCACTTTCTAATATACTGTGTATTCTAGATATATGTGTTTTGTTTAATCCCCTTACTAAAACTGTATGTTTTATAAACTTGGGGACCTTATCTTATCTAAGTTTTGTAGTTTTACCAGTGCCTAGTACAGTGTTGCACAAATAGTAAGtctttagtaaatgtttgttaaaccATTAAGTTACTCAGAATAAAGAAGGTATTTTAAGGTGACTTAGAGACTCTTAAGTGACTACAGAAGTATATTTTCCTAGACATGAAGAACCAACTTCCACACATCAGGAGAATCACATGTTCAAAGCTGTCCTGCCTCTATTAGCCATTaaatttctttgcttctctatGAAGTTAGGagcattaatgaaaataatttaattctgatATATTGAGAGGAATGGAATCTCAGCCTGTTCTGACCTGTGGTTTTCTGTAGCTTTGAGAACTTTATTCTTTGTTGACTTTCATTAAATTGTCTTTTTGATGCAGGACTCTCACTAAACAATTACTCTATTTTAAtggctttcatttttgttttctaaattttggGGGAGGGGTAAGGGTAAACAATTTCATTCTGTTTACAAATTTTTAGTGGGGGTCTGAGGTTCATCTTGTTTGGCTCCACAGGAAGCTTTCTCACTTGCTAAAGAGGAAATTCAGATTGATGAAGTGACTGAATCAACAGAGGAAGCAGAAACTTGCCTCCCTCGGAAGATCAAAAATGTTCCTAGTGAGAGGGAGCTCTACATCCCATCTGTGGACCTCCTCACTGCGCAGGTGGAAGAGTCAGCTCTTTGAAGGGCAGGGCCCAGGAGAGACCTGGGGAAGTTGTATAACTCTATTGGtggctagatagcacagtggatagagtacctgccctgaagtcaggaggacttgagttcaaatatggcctcagacacttaacacttcttggctgtgtgaccctgggcaagtcacttaaccccaattgcctcagccaaaataaagaaaagaagagaagaaagatattAAGAGAAAGGGGGCTGGCTTAGTCTTGATTTGAAATAATAAAGACTGTATTCACTCTGACCCATATAGTCTCACCCATAGATTAAGCTATTTAGGAGATCCTTCATAACCCATGACTGGTACCTTCCCCCTTGTGAAAATGGCAAAAGTAAACTTTGTTTTGGATTTGGGATGTTATCCCATACCCCCATGTAACTTCCTTTAGTTGCTCTTCTTGTCACATGGTCAGCCCCTCTCCACCGGCATtgcatttccttcctctttttagaAGAGTTAAGAGCTCAATTTCAATTCAGCCTTTCTCCTTCAGTCATGAGTGTTATGCATTAGAAGGGAGGAGTCTTAGGGGATATGGTGCATTTCTGGGTAGGCTGTTGAGCAGAGAGAAGTTTTGGTACCAGCATGGGTACCCTGCTAATATTGCCCATGTTCTTTTCCAGGATCTGCTGTCATTTGAGTTATTAGACATAAACATTGTACAAGAGCTAGAACGAGTACCCCACAATACCCCAGTTGGTAAGAATGCCACTAAACTCaccttggtttgttttttttttttttctttcataggcAGCTGCTAGGTATATGGGTACTGCAACTGAGGCTTTATGAAACTTGGTATTTGACTAAGAAAGTACATTTTGCATATTGGTCCCTTTTTCTAGAGTCCAACCTTATGTCAAAGATACCTAGTTCTGAGAGATGGGATTCCTTTTCACCCATTGTCTTACCAGAGGCTATTTTATATATCTCTGAGCTTTCCCTGCATTGAATGAAAATCATTATTATGATTATGTATTATGATTCTGTTCACATTCTTTTTGCTAAAGCCTGtatctactttttcttttgtatttggatTTATAGTTGACATCTCCATCATTGACATCTAAGCAGATGTTTTTCTGCTTCTGGTATTTCCTACATTGGTCTGTCAGTCTATCAGAGGGGTGGTTTATGGCTATTTCTCACTCTTAATAACATGTTTGGAAGATGATACTTTTTTCTTGGTTGAtcattttcttgtctctttttcagATATGACCCCCTGCATGTCTCCTCTACCACATGATAGCCCTTTGATAGAGAAACCAGGTTTGGGACAGATACAAGAGGAGAGTGAAGGGACAGGATTTAAAGTGCTTCCTGGTAAGAGAACATGTGCGTATATTTTCTCAGTGCTTGAGTAGTTTTTCTGTACCACATGACCTTTTATCATGAGAGACATTGGGAGCTGCTGTTTGTTGTTTGGCCTAGTATCCCAAGTGATGAATATAAATTGGATTGAAACTTCGGGATGTGTTAAGTGTAAAATGCTTATaaggattttggtttttttgttttttgtttttcagattccACAATGGCATCAAAGAATAAAGCTGAGAACACCATTCCTGCAGAAGAAGGTGAAGAAGACCTAAGTGGGACCCAGTTTGTTTGTGAAACTGTAATCCGTTCTCTTACTTTGGATGCTGCTCCTGACCATAACCCACCTCGAAGACCCAAGTCCCTGCAGAGTGAGTATCTCAGTAGCTTCTGCTCCCTCCCTCCTACCACTCTAATGACAGTACAGGATTAAAAAAGTATCTTATCCACTGATAGTGAAGATAAAGGATTTTGATTATGATTAAACTCCTGCTTATTCATTAGGCTCTCTGCATATGCTGCCTGACAACTTTAATTATGGTATCAAGAGTGAAGAAACCATCAGAACTcagttttcctcttctttagaAGGAGAATCACAGCCCCAGCTCATTGAAGAGAGGCAGCCAGCCCAGTCAGATGGCTTCAGCAAAGAGAAATCCTTGTGTGAGTCCATGGGTCTCTTCAGAGGAGGTCTTGGGGCTTGTAAAGTATTTGTTCAGTTGTCCCTAAAGAGTAGTACAGGAATTATGGCAGCAACCTACAGGcaaggagaatttttaaaatttactttttttcccctcagtagtattatattttttccaaatatatataaagatgttTTCAACAttatgtaagattttgagttcctaggagaacattgtacacaggaacattatgtgatgatcaagtatgatagaTAGACTTAACTTCTTAGCAATATAGGGATCCAAGACTTGCGATAGAAAATACcttccatatccagagagagaattatggagatgtAATTAGGATCAtgatatactattttcacctttttttttttttttttttttttttttgtggtttgctttttttccctcctgttttcctttttgttctgattgttctatcacatgacaaatatggacacatgtttaaaaggattatatatgtataaattatatcagattgcttcctatCTTGAAGGAGGggataagagagggagaaaaaaatctggaactcaaaaccttgcaaaaatgaatgttgaggagcacagtggatagagcaccagctctgaagtcaggagttcaaatctgacctcagacacttaatacctcctagctgtgtgactctgggcaagtcacttaaccccaattgcctcagcaaaaaaaaagaaaatttaactatCTAGTTAAATATCTAGTAAGTAATATCTAGTAATATCTAGTAAGGGTGACTTTCTTAAAATTCATTATAacttttcattattcattataatAAATGTGGCCTTATTTAAATGGGGTCACCCAGGACTCCctatctagaattttttttccaacctTTTGATGATTACAACAAGCCAGCAGGCAAATTTTTGCTTTGAATTCCTGTCTCAGAGCAGTAATAGTGATGGCCCTTTCCCTTGCAGGTAGCTGCTTCTCGTTTTAAGCTCTATCATGTTTCTTTGAATGATGTTTGTCTTGTTCTCCTGAGCTGTGATGGTTCTCTCTCTAGTCCTTTCTCCTGATTAGAGCATCACCCTGATTCTGCCAGTAGATAATCTGTGCTTGGTCTCCCATCCCCATTTGAATTCCCCTCATGCTTTGCTCTGGCTAGCAGCTAAAAGTTGGTTGCTTTCATCCTTTAGCGAATTCCATTCTTCCTGAGGAGATACTgatgaatgatgaaaaaaaagacacTATCCAGGTggtagaggaggaagaggaagaggaagaagaacttAAAGATGAAGTCCGAAGTCAGGGCTCTTCTGCTTCTTCTGAGGATTACATCATCATCTTGCCTGAGTGCTTTGATACAAGCCGCCCCCTGGGAGAGTCCATGTATAGTTCTGCTCTCTCACAGCCAGGTCTAGAACGGCTCATGGAAATAGAGCAAGTGGTCAAGGCTGAGCAAGAGCCAGCTGAGGCTTATGAAGGGCTTGATAGAGGGGAAAACCAGCTGCAAGGGCACATCATCAGTGATATCCTGACAACATCACAGACTTTGGATGCAGTGCTTCTGACACCAGAGCTGGTGGGGCCTCCACAACAGCTGTCCAGGTATCATTTGCCTCTCCTCTCAGCTAGATGCTTGGAGAGAGGTCAACCAGATCTTGAAATATGTTTCTTCACCATGGGAACAGATTTTTCCTCCCACTTGGCCCAATGTGGATATAGATGCTATACTTCCAAGTACCACTTGagctttttaactttaaaaaaattttagccggggcagctaggtggcgcagtggatagagcaccagccttgaattcaggaggacctgagttcaaatttgatctcagacacttaacacttcctagctgtgtgaccctgggcaaatcacttaacccagcagggggggggggggttgggttTAGCCAACATTAAATTAAAGGCAAATTTAGGTAGTTTTTTTGCATGGATTATATATCTATTTCAGATATCACTAAGAATGTTTTTACCAGTTAGATTTCCTTTTGATATCTGGTATGGGGTTGACCTTTATTATTTGATTCACAGATGCATAAATTTCACAGAAGCAGTGAAAATAGATTAGCAAAACCTATGCATAATCAGAAAGTTAAATCTATTGTAGAAAAAGCATAAtgcatttaaaaagcaaacatataaattatttatacattattCACTTTCAATTAGTGTGGAAAGTAATCAAGAATATACTATAATTATATCAACTTCAGGGAGGTGGGAGTTTGTCATTATTTAATACctattcaattcagcaaacattcaaCCATTGTTTATTATGTGCTAGATTGGGAAGTAAAGGTATCATGAGCACTATCTGAAAAAGGAAGCTAGTACTGTTAGAACTTAACTGTGAGTCCTGTAAATCAAGGTTAGAGCATTCCCCATACATATGTGTTATGCTGAGTTTATTCTCACTACATCTCTGGGTATCTCACATTTcacttcattgttattttttggaAGCAGTCCTTCATCTCTTCAGAATATTAATTCTGCAGAAACAGATTTGCCAGTTACCATTGAAGAATTTTCTCCAGTTCCTGATCAAGTAAGAGGAGGTACTGATGAGTttgtgcttttttcttctttattactttttaaaaattttttccaaatttattttatttaaagaaacagaataagaaaaaagaaaaatagaaaagaaatacaaaatatatatgtatatattagtagaagaaattatgttcATAAGTGTCCatcttctctttactttcttgtaaattgttcttttgtcctgtgcaccttttttactttattattttccctctttcatcccTCCCCGCAAACCACAGGCAAGCTATAGTTaaggaaagatatatttatttttacatatgtagatatatacatacacatatacacacatattcccaCGCATACACATCTTTTCTATCCCTGTTGACCATTTGTTTTAGTTCTGCTCCTAACTTTCCTTCCTCTTACTTAATCTCCTTCAACCCATAgatctctcccttgtcttcttccctcagtTTTTACTTCCTTGTCTAcccatctctctctccttatttctttatagattttttagGGTGCTATACTCTATggtttatatgttgttttttttttttttactactttcaATAGGAAGAGGTGCTGAATAATCTTTTTATCTTATTCTGTTGTCTCaggaattttactttttttttgt
The Sminthopsis crassicaudata isolate SCR6 chromosome 4, ASM4859323v1, whole genome shotgun sequence genome window above contains:
- the NBR1 gene encoding next to BRCA1 gene 1 protein isoform X2, producing MSLASVKLLSQSMEPQVNLNVTFKNETQSFLVSDSENTTWADVEAMVKVSFDLNTIQIKYLDEDSEEVSINSQGEYEEALKIAVKQGNQLQMNVYERHSTVDETPQPGYKHPQDPPGTEKRSTVRAGKKPLAHYSSLVRALGSEMKTQEEPTAQLSLTPCEADKPQDKPPDWFTRYLETFREQVVKETVEKLDQKLREKLVLQGPSLESCSSALSMPVSEEALSLPGNQCDWLMTCSNCQRRIIGIRYQCSLCPSYNICELCEAGSYAHDPNHILLKLRRPIMGSSETYTHTKLSPPRLPAALEQVRLQKQMDKNFLKAEKQRLRAEKKQRKAEVKELKKQLKLHRKIHLWNSIHGLQSPKSPLGRPESLLHSSTLMLPMQPCAPVVPTLSAAFVDENVPDGTHLQPGTKFIKHWRMKNTGNVKWSAETKLKFMWGNLTLASTEKKDVLVPYVKAGHVGIVSVEFIAPALEGTYTSHWRLSHKGEQFGPRVWCSIIVDPFPTRENLEDSEKVSFSTNKVDDLSCQQEATFSLAKEEIQIDEVTESTEEAETCLPRKIKNVPSERELYIPSVDLLTAQDLLSFELLDINIVQELERVPHNTPVDMTPCMSPLPHDSPLIEKPGLGQIQEESEGTGFKVLPGKRTYSTMASKNKAENTIPAEEGEEDLSGTQFVCETVIRSLTLDAAPDHNPPRRPKSLQSSLHMLPDNFNYGIKSEETIRTQFSSSLEGESQPQLIEERQPAQSDGFSKEKSLSNSILPEEILMNDEKKDTIQVVEEEEEEEEELKDEVRSQGSSASSEDYIIILPECFDTSRPLGESMYSSALSQPGLERLMEIEQVVKAEQEPAEAYEGLDRGENQLQGHIISDILTTSQTLDAVLLTPELVGPPQQLSSPSSLQNINSAETDLPVTIEEFSPVPDQVRGEPRASSGFVNSRQKNYENSRYYHGSSITGGLVKGAMSFAASAYKALFAGPPVTAQPIVSEDQTAALMAHLFEMGFCDRQLNLRLLKKHNHNILQVVTELLQINNNDWYTHRY
- the NBR1 gene encoding next to BRCA1 gene 1 protein isoform X17 → MSLASVKLLSQSMEPQVNLNVTFKNETQSFLVSDSENTTWADVEAMVKVSFDLNTIQIKYLDEDSEEVSINSQGEYEEALKIAVKQGNQLQMNVYERHSTVDETPQPGYKHPQDPPGTEKRSTVRAGKKPLAHYSSLVRALGSEMKTQEEPTAQLSLTPCEADKPQDKPPDWFTRYLETFREQVVKETVEKLDQKLREKLVLQGPSLESCSSALSMPVSEEALSLPGNQCDWLMTCSNCQRRIIGIRYQCSLCPSYNICELCEAGSYAHDPNHILLKLRRPIMGSSETYTHTKLSPPRLPAALEQVRLQKQMDKNFLKAEKQRLRAEKKQRKAEVKELKKQLKLHRKIHLWNSIHGLQSPKSPLGRPESLLHSSTLMLPMQPCAPVVPTLSAAFVDENVPDGTHLQPGTKFIKHWRMKNTGNVKWSAETKLKFMWGNLTLASTEKKDVLVPYVKAGHVGIVSVEFIAPALEGTYTSHWRLSHKGEQFGPRVWCSIIVDPFPTRENLEDSEKVSFSTNKVDDLSCQQEATFSLAKEEIQIDEVTESTEEAETCLPRKIKNVPSERELYIPSVDLLTAQDLLSFELLDINIVQELERVPHNTPVDMTPCMSPLPHDSPLIEKPGLGQIQEESEGTGFKVLPGKRTYSTMASKNKAENTIPAEEGEEDLSGTQFVCETVIRSLTLDAAPDHNPPRRPKSLQKGESQPQLIEERQPAQSDGFSKEKSLSNSILPEEILMNDEKKDTIQVVEEEEEEEEELKDEVRSQGSSASSEDYIIILPECFDTSRPLGESMYSSALSQPGLERLMEIEQVVKAEQEPAEAYEGLDRGENQLQGHIISDILTTSQTLDAVLLTPELVGPPQQLSSSPSSLQNINSAETDLPVTIEEFSPVPDQVRGEPRASSGFVNSRQKNYENSRYYHGSSITGGLVKGAMSFAASAYKALFAGPPVTAQPIVSEDQTAALMAHLFEMGFCDRQLNLRLLKKHNHNILQVVTELLQINNNDWYTHRY
- the NBR1 gene encoding next to BRCA1 gene 1 protein isoform X8, encoding MSLASVKLLSQSMEPQVNLNVTFKNETQSFLVSDSENTTWADVEAMVKVSFDLNTIQIKYLDEDSEEVKYIIIAVKQGNQLQMNVYERHSTVDETPQPGYKHPQDPPGTEKRSTVRAGKKPLAHYSSLVRALGSEMKTQEEPTAQLSLTPCEADKPQDKPPDWFTRYLETFREQVVKETVEKLDQKLREKLVLQGPSLESCSSALSMPVSEEALSLPGNQCDWLMTCSNCQRRIIGIRYQCSLCPSYNICELCEAGSYAHDPNHILLKLRRPIMGSSETYTHTKLSPPRLPAALEQVRLQKQMDKNFLKAEKQRLRAEKKQRKAEVKELKKQLKLHRKIHLWNSIHGLQSPKSPLGRPESLLHSSTLMLPMQPCAPVVPTLSAAFVDENVPDGTHLQPGTKFIKHWRMKNTGNVKWSAETKLKFMWGNLTLASTEKKDVLVPYVKAGHVGIVSVEFIAPALEGTYTSHWRLSHKGEQFGPRVWCSIIVDPFPTRENLEDSEKVSFSTNKVDDLSCQQEEAFSLAKEEIQIDEVTESTEEAETCLPRKIKNVPSERELYIPSVDLLTAQDLLSFELLDINIVQELERVPHNTPVDMTPCMSPLPHDSPLIEKPGLGQIQEESEGTGFKVLPDSTMASKNKAENTIPAEEGEEDLSGTQFVCETVIRSLTLDAAPDHNPPRRPKSLQSSLHMLPDNFNYGIKSEETIRTQFSSSLEGESQPQLIEERQPAQSDGFSKEKSLSNSILPEEILMNDEKKDTIQVVEEEEEEEEELKDEVRSQGSSASSEDYIIILPECFDTSRPLGESMYSSALSQPGLERLMEIEQVVKAEQEPAEAYEGLDRGENQLQGHIISDILTTSQTLDAVLLTPELVGPPQQLSSPSSLQNINSAETDLPVTIEEFSPVPDQVRGEPRASSGFVNSRQKNYENSRYYHGSSITGGLVKGAMSFAASAYKALFAGPPVTAQPIVSEDQTAALMAHLFEMGFCDRQLNLRLLKKHNHNILQVVTELLQINNNDWYTHRY
- the NBR1 gene encoding next to BRCA1 gene 1 protein isoform X1, with translation MSLASVKLLSQSMEPQVNLNVTFKNETQSFLVSDSENTTWADVEAMVKVSFDLNTIQIKYLDEDSEEVSINSQGEYEEALKIAVKQGNQLQMNVYERHSTVDETPQPGYKHPQDPPGTEKRSTVRAGKKPLAHYSSLVRALGSEMKTQEEPTAQLSLTPCEADKPQDKPPDWFTRYLETFREQVVKETVEKLDQKLREKLVLQGPSLESCSSALSMPVSEEALSLPGNQCDWLMTCSNCQRRIIGIRYQCSLCPSYNICELCEAGSYAHDPNHILLKLRRPIMGSSETYTHTKLSPPRLPAALEQVRLQKQMDKNFLKAEKQRLRAEKKQRKAEVKELKKQLKLHRKIHLWNSIHGLQSPKSPLGRPESLLHSSTLMLPMQPCAPVVPTLSAAFVDENVPDGTHLQPGTKFIKHWRMKNTGNVKWSAETKLKFMWGNLTLASTEKKDVLVPYVKAGHVGIVSVEFIAPALEGTYTSHWRLSHKGEQFGPRVWCSIIVDPFPTRENLEDSEKVSFSTNKVDDLSCQQEATFSLAKEEIQIDEVTESTEEAETCLPRKIKNVPSERELYIPSVDLLTAQDLLSFELLDINIVQELERVPHNTPVDMTPCMSPLPHDSPLIEKPGLGQIQEESEGTGFKVLPGKRTYSTMASKNKAENTIPAEEGEEDLSGTQFVCETVIRSLTLDAAPDHNPPRRPKSLQSSLHMLPDNFNYGIKSEETIRTQFSSSLEGESQPQLIEERQPAQSDGFSKEKSLSNSILPEEILMNDEKKDTIQVVEEEEEEEEELKDEVRSQGSSASSEDYIIILPECFDTSRPLGESMYSSALSQPGLERLMEIEQVVKAEQEPAEAYEGLDRGENQLQGHIISDILTTSQTLDAVLLTPELVGPPQQLSSSPSSLQNINSAETDLPVTIEEFSPVPDQVRGEPRASSGFVNSRQKNYENSRYYHGSSITGGLVKGAMSFAASAYKALFAGPPVTAQPIVSEDQTAALMAHLFEMGFCDRQLNLRLLKKHNHNILQVVTELLQINNNDWYTHRY